The genomic stretch GCACACATCCTGCAGCAGAACAAGGCCTTGAAGGTACCATGAGTAGTACACGTCCTACAGCAGAACCAAATCTAGAAGGTACCACATGGAGCACACATCCTGCAGCTGAACAAGGTCTAGAAGGTACCACATGGAGTGCACAacctgcagctgaaccagatCCTGAAGGTACCATGAGTAGTACACGTCCTTCAGTGGAATGGGACCCAGATGATACTACATGGAGCACACGTCCTGCAACTGAACGAGGTCCAGAAGGTACCCCATGGAGCACACATCCTGCAGCAGAACAAGGTCTTGAAGGTACCATGAGTAGTACACATCCTGCAGCAGAACCAAATCTAGAAGGTACCACATGGAGCACACATCCTGCAGCCGGACCAGGTCCTGAAGGTACCATGAGTAGTACACGTCCTTCAGTGGAATGGGACCCAGATGATACTACATGGAGCACACGTCCTGCAACTGAACGAGGTCCAGAAGGTACCACATGGAGCACACGTCCTGCAGCAGAACAAGATCTTGAAGGTACCATGAGTAGTACACGTCCTGCAGCAGAACCAAATCTAGAAGGTACCACATGGAGCACACGTCCTGCAGCAGAACCAGGTCCTGAAGGTACCATGAGTAGTACACGTCCTTCAGTGAAATGGGACCCAGATGGTATCCCATTGAGCACACATCCTGCAGCCAAATCAGGTCCAGAAGGTACCACATGGAGCACACATCCTGCGGCAGAACAAGGTCTTGAAAGTGCCTTGAGTAGTACACGTCCTGCAGCAGAACAAGGTCTTGAAAGTACCATGAGTAGTACACGTCCTGCAGCAGAACAAGGTCTTGAAAGTACCATGAGTAGTACACGTCCTGCAGCAGAACAAGGTCTTGAAAGTACCATGAGTAGTACACGTCCTGCGGCAGAACAAGGTCTTGAAAGTACCATGAGTAGTACACGTCCTGCAGCAGAACAAGGTCTTGAAAGTACCATGAGTAGTACACGTCCTGCGGCAGAACAAGGTCTTGAAAGTACCATGAGTAGTACACATCCTGCAGCAGAACCAGATCTAAAAGGTACCACATGGAGCACACATCCTGCAGCAGAACAAGGTCCTGAAGGTGCCATGAGTAGCACACGTCCTGCAGTGGAACCAGATCTAGAAGGTACCATGAGGAGCACACATCCTGCAGCAGAACAAGGTCTTGAAAGTACCATGAGTAGTACACGTCCTGCAGCAGAACCAGATCTAGAGGGTACCACATGGAGCACACAacctgcagctgaaccagatCCTGAAGGAACCATGAGTAGTACACGTCCTGCAGCAGAACCAGATCTAGAAGGTACCATGAGGAGCACACATCCTGCAGCAGAACCAGGTCTTGAAAGTACCATGAGTAGTACACGTCCTGCAGCAGAACAAGGTCCTGAAGGTGCCATGAGTAGTACACGTCCTGCAGTGGAACCAGATCTAGAAGGTACCATGAGGAGCACACATCCTGCAGCAGAACAAGGTCTTGAAAGTACCATGAGTAGTACACGTCCTGCAGCAGAACCAGATCTAGAGGGTACCACATGGAGCACACAacctgcagctgaaccagatCCTGAAGGAACCATGAGTAGTACACGTCCTGCAGCAGAACCAGATCTAGAAGGTACCATGAGGAGCACACATCCTGCAGCAGAACCAGGTCTTGAAAGTACCATGAGTAGTACACGTCCTGCAGCAGAACAAGGTCTTGAAAGTACCATGAGTAGTACACGTCCTGCAGCAGAACCAGATCTAGAAGGTACCATGAGGAGCACACATCCTGCAGCAGAACAAGGTCCTGAAGGTGCCATGAGTAGCACACGTCCTGCAGTGGAACCAGATCTAGAAGGTACCACATGGAGCACACAACCTGCAGCCGGACCAGGTCCTGAAGGTACCATGAGTAGTACACGTCCTGCAGCAGAACCAGATCTAGAAGGTACCACATGGAGCACACAACCTGCAGCCGGACCAGGTCCTGAAGGTACCATGAAGAGCACACATCCTCCAGTGGAACTGGTTCCAGATGGTACCATGAGGAGCACACGTCCTCCAGTGGAACTGGTTCCAGATGGTACCACATGGAGCACACATTCTCCACCAGAGCCAGGTCCTGAAGCTTCCATGAGGAGCATACATCCTCCAGCGAAACTGGGTCCAGATGGTACAATGCAGAGCACCCATTCTTCAGCAGAAACGGGTCTGGATGATACCATGTGGAGTGCACATCCCACAGCAGAACCTGGTCCCAGTGGTGCCACACTGTATGCACGTCCTTCAGCAGAACTGGATGCCGATGGTACCACACGGAGCACAGCTTCTTTAGCAGATTTCGGTCTAGATGATAGCCTGAGGAACATGCATCCTGCAGCAGAACCAGGTCCAGATGGTACCATGATGGGCACACATCCTGCAGCAGAACTGGGGTCAGATGTTACCACATGGAGCACACATCCTGGAGCCAAACCTGGTCTGGAAGCTACCATGAGGAGCACACGTTCTCCAGCACATCTGGATCCAGACGGTACCAAGCAAGGAATTTCTTGGAgaaaaattttcaggaaaaggatgaaatgtTGGAGGGCTGGGGTGGGTGGAGGCAGTAGGGAATAGGCATGGATAGACCGAGAGGGGAAGGGGTGATTGAATGGACAGAaagatggagggagggaaggacagaaagTTAGGAGAAAGGGTAGGTGGATTGATGATGGATGGATGGCAAAGAAGGATTTGTAGGAGAATGGATGCACGGATGCAAGGAAAGAGGAATGGGTGGGTAGATGGTTGGATGGACAGATGGGTGggtagatggatggatggagggagggacaggtgggtggatggatggatggagggacaggtgggtgggtgggtgggtgggtgggcggatggatggatggagggacAGGTGggtagatggatggatggatggatggatggatggatggatggatggatggaaggagtgttcttcacccagcacacAGGGCAGGGGACCTGGAGGCAGTGGGGCAGAGGCCTCACAGACATCTGtgtcccttccctctccaggTGCAGACCTGGacccaggctctgctggggtCTCTGCTCCCCCCACAGAGCACCCATTACCTCCTCCATCGCAGAACCCCACTCTGACGCCAGGAACCCTTCCTGTCCTTGCAGTCCAACTGGGTCCAGGCTCCAGCATCCCCTCCCAGTCCCCCAAGGAGATCCCCAGCACCCAgagccccccagcacccacgcAGCACCCCAAGGAGACCCCCAGTGCACAGAGCCCCTCAACACTCATTCAGCACCCCATGGAACCCACAAGCACCCATAGCCTCCCAACACACTtcctgcaccccatggaaaCCCCCAGCCCCCAGATACCCCCAGCACTCCCTCACCACCCCACAGAGACCCTCAGCACCCCAGTCGCCCCAGAACTCCCCCAGGACCGCATGGAGATCCTCAGCATGCAGACCCCCCCAGCACTCTCCCAGCACCCTATGGAGACTGTTAGcacccagccccccccagcacccctgcagcaccccacaGAAAGCCTCAGCACCCAGgcaacccccaaaccccaggaGGGCCCCATATTGCTCCTCAGCATCCAGACCCCCCTAGCACCCCCTCAGTACCCCACAGAGACCCTTGTAACCCAGACCCCCCCAGCTCAGCCTCAGCACCCCATGGAGCCCCTTGGAACCCAGACAGCCCCAGCACCCCTTCAGACTCTCCCAGAGACCCTCGGCACCGAGACaaccccagcatcccccccgcccccc from Aquila chrysaetos chrysaetos unplaced genomic scaffold, bAquChr1.4, whole genome shotgun sequence encodes the following:
- the LOC115337787 gene encoding mucin-2-like → MQGTKPKAGRDPVDATQPQTGQDMAVAIQFTQRPAGHDPIDATQAKVGQDLVGTTQGTRPKARQDLAPTMVVPAGDTMWSNQNVGELGPEGTLKSTHPPAELDADGTKWTTPSSVDFGLDDTLSSTHAAAEPGPEGTMSSTRPSVEQDPDGTPWSTHPAAEQGLERTMSSTRPAAEPNLEGTTRSAHPAAEPGLEGTMSSTHPAAEPNLEGTTWSTHPAAGPGPEGTMSSTRPSVEWDPDDTTWSTRPATERGPEGTTWSTRPAAEQDLEGTMSSTRPAAEPNLEGTTWSTRPAAEPGPEGTMSSTRPSVKWDPDGIPLSTHPAAKSGLESTMSSTHPAAEPDLKGTTWSTHPAAEQGLESTMSSTRPAAEPDLEGTTWSTQPAAEPDPEGTMSSTRPAAEPDLEGTMRSTHPAAEPGLESTMSSTRPAAEQGPEGAMSSTRPAVEPDLEGTMRSTHPAAEQGLESTMSSTRPAAEPDLEGTTWSTQPAAEPDPEGTMSSTRPAAEPDLEGTMRSTHPAAEPGLESTMSSTRPAAEQGLESTMSSTRPAAEPDLEGTMRSTHPAAEQGPEGAMSSTRPAVEPDLEGTTWSTQPAAGPGPEGTMSSTRPAAEPDLEGTTWSTQPAAGPGPEGTMKSTHPPVELVPDGTMRSTRPPVELVPDGTTWSTHSPPEPGPEASMRSIHPPAKLGPDGTMQSTHSSAETGLDDTMWSAHPTAEPGPSGATLYARPSAELDADGTTRSTASLADFGLDDSLRNMHPAAEPGPDGTMMGTHPAAELGSDVTTWSTHPGAKPGLEATMRSTRSPAHLDPDGADLDPGSAGVSAPPTEHPLPPPSQNPTLTPGTLPVLAVQLGPGSSIPSQSPKEIPSTQSPPAPTQHPKETPSAQSPSTLIQHPMEPTSTHSLPTHFLHPMETPSPQIPPALPHHPTETLSTPVAPELPQDRMEILSMQTPPALSQHPMETVSTQPPPAPLQHPTESLSTQATPKPQEGPILLLSIQTPLAPPQYPTETLVTQTPPAQPQHPMEPLGTQTAPAPLQTLPETLGTETTPASPPPPLEPLGTQTPPSTPAAPHGAPWHPDPPSTPAAPHGAP